One region of Oceanispirochaeta sp. genomic DNA includes:
- the era gene encoding GTPase Era — MKSAFVAIIGRPSAGKSTLLNALCREKISITADVPQTTRNKIRGIVTEETGQLVFIDTPGYHHSDKKFNQYLKDVVYSSLNEADMVMYVVDSTRPPGSEEQDLISLLNQQTEKPVLLVLNKVDKKGNYKAEIRGLMTTNVHPDALMETSALSGLGIDALRDRLIELAPEGEQMYPAEFYTDQKPEFRIAEIIREKAISQTSQEIPHALYVEIADTEMKENELWVRAFLTVETESQVGIVVGKDGKRIKWIRIASLKEFRKIFSYKVRLDLRVKVNPRWRRKDYLLKGMLK; from the coding sequence ATGAAATCAGCATTTGTTGCCATAATCGGCCGTCCCTCTGCTGGAAAATCCACTCTCCTCAACGCCCTTTGCAGGGAAAAGATATCCATAACCGCCGATGTTCCTCAGACAACCCGTAATAAAATCCGGGGTATTGTCACAGAAGAAACAGGACAATTGGTCTTCATCGATACCCCCGGGTATCACCATTCGGATAAAAAATTCAATCAGTATCTGAAGGATGTGGTTTACTCCTCTCTGAATGAGGCTGATATGGTGATGTATGTGGTCGACTCCACCCGTCCCCCGGGAAGCGAAGAACAGGATCTCATCTCCCTGCTGAACCAGCAGACAGAGAAACCTGTTCTGCTGGTTCTCAATAAGGTTGATAAGAAGGGCAATTATAAGGCCGAGATCAGGGGGCTTATGACGACAAATGTCCATCCTGATGCCCTGATGGAAACCTCCGCTCTCAGTGGTCTTGGTATTGATGCGCTGAGGGACCGCCTGATTGAACTGGCCCCCGAGGGAGAGCAGATGTATCCGGCAGAATTCTACACCGACCAGAAACCGGAATTCCGCATCGCCGAAATCATCAGAGAAAAAGCAATTTCCCAGACCAGTCAGGAAATCCCCCATGCTTTGTATGTGGAAATTGCCGATACGGAGATGAAAGAAAACGAACTATGGGTCCGTGCCTTTCTGACTGTAGAGACCGAATCTCAGGTGGGAATCGTCGTTGGAAAAGATGGTAAAAGAATCAAATGGATCCGCATTGCCTCCCTAAAGGAATTCAGAAAAATCTTTTCCTATAAGGTCCGCCTTGACCTGAGAGTCAAGGTGAATCCCCGATGGCGCCGGAAGGATTATCTCCTCAAGGGTATGCTCAAATAA